A DNA window from Setaria viridis chromosome 2, Setaria_viridis_v4.0, whole genome shotgun sequence contains the following coding sequences:
- the LOC117842723 gene encoding uncharacterized protein isoform X2, which produces MPPEQLLPRDASAGGGDRAEAGEVVMVRRSAVVPCVTCGLCGRILRDATTVSECLHSFCRKCVFKKFKDEDTTFCPTCSTDLGCDPLEKLRTDHSLLCLRLMLFPVKRRKVEEISLLHPASVSLPFHLPQIHGVGQSGKKTDAFFMGESMNGEAEAEAAESLGMELTASPMKSSMCSRSTPAEEVGTFIVTVEKERRARAATEPTLSSEVQIAVEGSAALPPAASQRETHEVEVENTARTLEEVEFYIGRNQSLQSENARLREELEKERAEKTVAVETRRILEAERLQRESDVTQSTARMLEMIQACTGQNQALGVTNARLREARILEGRLQTESEIRQKMEAVQGLVDSLIAAQRLLIQDYQALKSEISEKNEEHATLLYDINVLETEKTCLEYQVDYLTKSLAERTARISERFDTYLRRSQASEAENARLREELDNERAKRAFDRTRALEARLRRESEIAQSIEAALSQLNKGLPGS; this is translated from the exons atgccgcccGAGCAGCTCCTCCCCCGCGACGCCTCCGCGGGGGGCGGCGACCGCGCCGAAGCCGGCGAGGTGGTGATGGTGCGCCGCTCGGCCGTCGTGCCGTGCGTCACCTGCGGCCTCTGCGGCAGAATCCTCCGCGACGCCACCACCGTCTCCGAGTGCCTCCACTCCT TTTGCAGGAAATGCGTATTTAAGAAGTTCAAGGATGAGGATACCACATTCTGCCCTACTTGCAGCACTGATTTGGGATGTGATCCACTTGAGAAGCTCAG AACAGATCACAGCCTGCTATGCTTAAGGTTAATGCTATTTCCTGTGAAGAGGCGCAAGGTTGAGGAAATCTCACTCCTGCATCCAGCATCAGTTTCCCTGCCTTTTCATTTACCCCAAATTCATGGAGTTGGTCAATCAGGCAAGAAAACTGATGCATTTTTTATGGGTGAGTCAATGAATGGTGAAGCTGAAGCAGAGGCAGCTGAAAGTCTTGGGATGGAACTTACTGCATCTCCAATGAAATCCAGCATGTGTTCAAG GAGTACACCTGCTGAAGAAGTTGGCACGTTCATAGTCACTGtcgagaaagagaggagagcaAGGGCAGCCACTGAACCTACCCTTTCTTCAGAGGTTCAGATTGCTGTGGAAGGAAGCGCTGCACTGCCTCCTGCTGCTTCACAAAGAGAAACTCATGAGGTAGAGGTTGAG AATACTGCAAGGACATTGGAGGAGGTCGAGTTCTACATAGGGCGAAACCAATCCTTACAGTCAGAGAATGCCAGACTAAGAGA AGaattggaaaaagaaagagctGAAAAGACGGTTGCTGTTGAGACAAGAAGAATTCTCGAAGCAGAGAGGCTCCAAAGAGAATCTGATGTAACCCAAAGTACTGCAAGAATGCTGGAGATGATTCAGGCCTGCACAGGCCAAAACCAAGCCTTGGGGGTTACAAATGCTAGACTAAGAGA AGCAAGAATTCTTGAAGGGAGGCTCCAAACAGAGTCTGAGATCAGACAGAAGATGGAAGCTGTTCAGGGACTAGTTGATTCACTGATTGCTGCTCAAAGACTACTAATCCAGGACTATCAGGCTCTCAAGTCCGAAATTTCAGAGAAAAATGAAGAGCATGCTACACTCCTATATGATATCAATGTGCTTGAGACAGAGAAGACAT GTCTAGAATATCAAGTTGATTATCTGACCAAATCCTTAGCTGAGAGGACTGCAAGAATATCAGAGAGGTTCGACACCTATTTACGCCGAAGCCAAGCATCGGAGGCAGAGAATGCCAGACTAAGAGA AGAATTGGACAATGAAAGAGCAAAAAGGGCTTTTGACAGGACAAGAGCTCTTGAAGCAAGGCTCCGAAGAGAGTCCGAGATAGCCCAGAGCATAGAAGCTGCTCTAAGTCAGTTAAATAAGGGACTACCAGGTTCTTGA
- the LOC117842723 gene encoding uncharacterized protein isoform X1 translates to MPPEQLLPRDASAGGGDRAEAGEVVMVRRSAVVPCVTCGLCGRILRDATTVSECLHSFCRKCVFKKFKDEDTTFCPTCSTDLGCDPLEKLRTDHSLLCLRLMLFPVKRRKVEEISLLHPASVSLPFHLPQIHGVGQSGKKTDAFFMGESMNGEAEAEAAESLGMELTASPMKSSMCSRSTPAEEVGTFIVTVEKERRARAATEPTLSSEVQIAVEGSAALPPAASQRETHEVEVENTARTLEEVEFYIGRNQSLQSENARLREELEKERAEKTVAVETRRILEAERLQRESDVTQSTARMLEMIQACTGQNQALGVTNARLREELETEKVAAFDRARILEGRLQTESEIRQKMEAVQGLVDSLIAAQRLLIQDYQALKSEISEKNEEHATLLYDINVLETEKTCLEYQVDYLTKSLAERTARISERFDTYLRRSQASEAENARLREELDNERAKRAFDRTRALEARLRRESEIAQSIEAALSQLNKGLPGS, encoded by the exons atgccgcccGAGCAGCTCCTCCCCCGCGACGCCTCCGCGGGGGGCGGCGACCGCGCCGAAGCCGGCGAGGTGGTGATGGTGCGCCGCTCGGCCGTCGTGCCGTGCGTCACCTGCGGCCTCTGCGGCAGAATCCTCCGCGACGCCACCACCGTCTCCGAGTGCCTCCACTCCT TTTGCAGGAAATGCGTATTTAAGAAGTTCAAGGATGAGGATACCACATTCTGCCCTACTTGCAGCACTGATTTGGGATGTGATCCACTTGAGAAGCTCAG AACAGATCACAGCCTGCTATGCTTAAGGTTAATGCTATTTCCTGTGAAGAGGCGCAAGGTTGAGGAAATCTCACTCCTGCATCCAGCATCAGTTTCCCTGCCTTTTCATTTACCCCAAATTCATGGAGTTGGTCAATCAGGCAAGAAAACTGATGCATTTTTTATGGGTGAGTCAATGAATGGTGAAGCTGAAGCAGAGGCAGCTGAAAGTCTTGGGATGGAACTTACTGCATCTCCAATGAAATCCAGCATGTGTTCAAG GAGTACACCTGCTGAAGAAGTTGGCACGTTCATAGTCACTGtcgagaaagagaggagagcaAGGGCAGCCACTGAACCTACCCTTTCTTCAGAGGTTCAGATTGCTGTGGAAGGAAGCGCTGCACTGCCTCCTGCTGCTTCACAAAGAGAAACTCATGAGGTAGAGGTTGAG AATACTGCAAGGACATTGGAGGAGGTCGAGTTCTACATAGGGCGAAACCAATCCTTACAGTCAGAGAATGCCAGACTAAGAGA AGaattggaaaaagaaagagctGAAAAGACGGTTGCTGTTGAGACAAGAAGAATTCTCGAAGCAGAGAGGCTCCAAAGAGAATCTGATGTAACCCAAAGTACTGCAAGAATGCTGGAGATGATTCAGGCCTGCACAGGCCAAAACCAAGCCTTGGGGGTTACAAATGCTAGACTAAGAGA AGAATTGGAAACTGAAAAGGTTGCTGCTTTTGATAGAGCAAGAATTCTTGAAGGGAGGCTCCAAACAGAGTCTGAGATCAGACAGAAGATGGAAGCTGTTCAGGGACTAGTTGATTCACTGATTGCTGCTCAAAGACTACTAATCCAGGACTATCAGGCTCTCAAGTCCGAAATTTCAGAGAAAAATGAAGAGCATGCTACACTCCTATATGATATCAATGTGCTTGAGACAGAGAAGACAT GTCTAGAATATCAAGTTGATTATCTGACCAAATCCTTAGCTGAGAGGACTGCAAGAATATCAGAGAGGTTCGACACCTATTTACGCCGAAGCCAAGCATCGGAGGCAGAGAATGCCAGACTAAGAGA AGAATTGGACAATGAAAGAGCAAAAAGGGCTTTTGACAGGACAAGAGCTCTTGAAGCAAGGCTCCGAAGAGAGTCCGAGATAGCCCAGAGCATAGAAGCTGCTCTAAGTCAGTTAAATAAGGGACTACCAGGTTCTTGA
- the LOC117842245 gene encoding auxin-responsive protein IAA24 — protein sequence MEIDADNLSATELRLGLPGTSSGDDRPKKASPSVGAKRALDDTRSEDSGTSPAATGDDHDAAAPAKAQVVGWPPVRAYRKNTFQAAAVKKAEQQQQGGGLYVKVSMDGAPYLRKVDLRMYKGYRELREALDALFTKSFAAAEGGGDHQHALAYEDKDGDLMLVGDVPWDMFISSCKKLRIMKGSEAR from the exons ATGGAGATCGACGCCGACAACCTCAGCGCCACCGAGCTCCGCCTCGGCCTTCCCGGAACCAGCAGCGGCGACGACAGGCCGAAGAAGGCATCACCCTCCGTCGGCGCTAAGCGCGCGCTCGACGACACCAGGAGCGAGGACTCCGGCACCAGcccggccgccaccggcgaCGACCACGACGCCGCCGCACCTGCCAA AGCGCAAGTGGTGGGGTGGCCGCCGGTGAGGGCGTACAGGAAGAACACCTTCCAGGCCGCGGCGGTGAAGaaggccgagcagcagcagcagggaggGGGCCTGTATGTGAAAGTGAGCATGGACGGGGCGCCGTACCTCAGGAAGGTGGACCTCCGGATGTACAAGGGGTATAGGGAGCTTAGGGAGGCGCTGGACGCCCTCTTCACCAAGTccttcgccgccgcggagggcggcggcgaccaccaGCACGCCCTCGCCTACGAGGACAAGGACGGCGACCTCATGCTCGTCGGAGACGTGCCCTGGGA CATGTTCATCTCTTCGTGCAAGAAGCTCAGGATAATGAAGGGTTCTGAGGCCAGGTGA